The Polyangium mundeleinium genome contains the following window.
TATCCCGGTGCCCTCCCGTTGTTCCTCTTCGCTCTCGACGCAGAACGGATACACGACGCGCAGCTCGTCGCGGCTGATCCCGCTCTCCCTCTCGATGTACGCGCGCGCGTCCTGGAGGCGCTTGCGGGAGGCTTCTTCGGTGATCCCGAGCAGCTCGGCCGCCTCCTGGTGTGAGTTTTCCTCGATGCAAACGAGGTAGAGCACGATGAACAGCGGCTCCGGCATCGCCTGGAGCACGAGCCCGACCTTTCGTCGCAGCTCATGCATCCGGGCGATGCGCTCCGGGGAAGCGTGCGGCGAGAGCACCGAAACGGCGCCGTCCTCCGTCGCGAGGCACGCGTCCCGCTGCCGCGTCCGCTCCGCGCGCTTCGCGATGTTTGCGGCGATGCCGAGGACCCATGACTTCAGATCACCCTCGTCTTCGCGGTAATTCGGCAGGCTCGCGACGGCCTCCGTCATCACGA
Protein-coding sequences here:
- a CDS encoding RNA polymerase sigma factor; this translates as MARVADLRPDVERFLASRRKGREDGDSLEDEVQVVMTEAVASLPNYREDEGDLKSWVLGIAANIAKRAERTRQRDACLATEDGAVSVLSPHASPERIARMHELRRKVGLVLQAMPEPLFIVLYLVCIEENSHQEAAELLGITEEASRKRLQDARAYIERESGISRDELRVVYPFCVESEEEQREGTGILARLFSFFRRGGDFLTVWIIAALSWPSPSVHTARAGLSVPAVHGATAESASAVIEIAPAPRVDVPAPAPSSAKVSAKLPAARPKPAEPVETARGAAAATTDEPFLDNVADLEFRRR